The segment CAGAAGCCTGGCCTAGAAGACACTCAGGGGAAGCGCCCcccaagccccagccccagcccgaaccccagctggtgatgctgctctgcagagtgagggggctgtggtgcccagggcatgggggcactctgcagggccgtgctgggcaggctgggaggcagacccagctcctggggtcactgccattgccccagggctgcaaggaatcactccCCAGGTTCCTTTGCTGAGGTTTTTGTGTGttctggggctgcagagctctcctctgcctgctcacaccagaCTGAACACTTGAGCTCTGGTCAGTCCACCTTGGAGGAGATCCCCCCTTAGGAGGGAAGTGCTGCAGTGGAggccagctgtgccactgccgTGCtcactgcctgtccctgcctgcagtcccagcacagccccacagcagcactggcaccaagCTCCAGGACCAGCCGGGCCTGAGcccaccagcagggctcagcgGGAGAGGCACGTGCTttgctggaggcaccactgagtacagaactgccaccatctggtccagggatggggaggagactGAGGGGGTCTTCAGGTAGGCAACCATGACAGGCCTGAGAGAGATGCACACCatggccaggtgagggaggcacgtggaaaaggctttttgcCAGCCCTGCTAcagagacaacaggactgtcacctAGATCCACAAGGTCTAATCCAAATACACTGCTCCTACtcgtggcagctgggctcttggccctgagcccctcctgtatgctggggctgctcccgcAGCTTGACAGAagatgggaagagaaggaaactgAGACCAATGAATTTCTGCTGAGTTCTTCATTGTCTTTCTCTACCAAAGAAACCCGGTACTGTATGTACAATAGATGATGTGGTTAAACCTTACTAAAGGTGTAACATTCAGAATGGTAAGAATgagattattaaaaacaaaatgaaatattgttaaaatactaacagagaaaaataatttaaaaaatgttgtgtcATTTTCCCAAATACCCTTTGATTTCTCTTGGGATTCTTATTAATGACAATGTTATGATAATAGTAACGATAAAAATGACATGATGTAAtgtgaatcaaaatatttgcatattattaAGAATATATCTTCTGAACACATCATGGATGCTTAAGAAGAATGTATGGAAACAGTTTCCTTACTGCAttcttgagctcctggttcctcatgctgtagatgagagggttcagtgctggaggcaccaccgagtacagaagTGCAATgaccaggtccagggatggagaggaaattgaagggggcttcaggtaggcaaatatGGCAGTGCTGACAAAGAGGGAGACaacggccaggtgagggaggcacatggagaaggctttgtgccgaccctgctcagagggcatcctcagcactgccctgaagatctgcacataagacaccacaatgaaaacaaaacaaccaaagcataaagaaacactaaacacaagtaCCCCGACTTCCCTGAGTTCTCCTGcatgtgagcaggagagcttgaggatgtgggggatttcacagaagaactggtccacagcattgccttggcagaggggcaaggaaaatgtgttggccgtgtgcaggacagcatggagaaagccactgccccaggcagctgctgccatctgggcacaagctctgctgcccaggaggctcccgtagtgcaggggcttgcagatggcaacgtagcggttGTAGGCCATGACACTGAGGAGATAATACTCTGAGCCaaacaagaagaataaaaagaagacttGAGCAATACACCCTTGATAGGAGAtgtccctggtgtcccagagagcattggccatggctttgggcagagtggtagagatgcagcccaggtcgaggacggcgaggttgaggaggaagaagtacatgggggtgtggaggtggtggttgcaggctacggcgctgaggatgaggccgttgcccaggagggcagccaggtagatgcccaggaagagcgcgaagttcaggagctgcagctcgcgtgtgtctgcgaatgccatCAGGAGGAACTCACTGAGAGAGCTGTTGTTGGGCATTTCCTGCTTCTGGGCATGGGGTCCTgcccaaggaaaagaaatacactGAGTGTTTATCAGAGTTATCTTAACAGAGTTatcttacaaaataataataaaaaaaatctatttttcttttatgccttcatttctcat is part of the Anas acuta chromosome W, bAnaAcu1.1, whole genome shotgun sequence genome and harbors:
- the LOC137847397 gene encoding olfactory receptor 14C36-like, encoding MPNNSSLSEFLLMAFADTRELQLLNFALFLGIYLAALLGNGLILSAVACNHHLHTPMYFFLLNLAVLDLGCISTTLPKAMANALWDTRDISYQGCIAQVFFLFFLFGSEYYLLSVMAYNRYVAICKPLHYGSLLGSRACAQMAAAAWGSGFLHAVLHTANTFSLPLCQGNAVDQFFCEIPHILKLSCSHAGELREVGVLVFSVSLCFGCFVFIVVSYVQIFRAVLRMPSEQGRHKAFSMCLPHLAVVSLFVSTAIFAYLKPPSISSPSLDLVIALLYSVVPPALNPLIYSMRNQELKNAVRKLFPYILLKHP